The proteins below are encoded in one region of Lepisosteus oculatus isolate fLepOcu1 chromosome 10, fLepOcu1.hap2, whole genome shotgun sequence:
- the LOC102695868 gene encoding G-protein coupled receptor 20 encodes MESFLTKDPLRVNVTTVPTANFSSHLHKEPYLHKLAHLDEGLYNDFYSLWIALVVINAVIFLVGILLNSLALYVFCFRTKPKTTSVIYTINLVITDLLVGLSLPTRIAMYYSGGECLTCSFVHIFSYFVNMYCSILFLTCICVDRYLAIVQVEASRKWRNPNCAKGICIFIWLFAIVVTYSILTTAIKYAACCLSKLLVLTVFEFFLPLVIIVIFTIRIMCALANPNLMQQSRERRMRAVQLLITVLVIFTICFTPFHVRQVLVYVYPDMPHHISLIVYHVTVTLSSLNSCMDPIVYCFVTNNFQATMRGIFRKPELGQTSGDIVSMQKSSKGSVTVTPVTHSLITANFSSPALGSSEV; translated from the coding sequence ATGGAGTCCTTCTTGACGAAAGACCCACTGCGTGTTAATGTAACAACTGTGCCTACAGCGAACTTCAGCTCTCACCTCCACAAGGAGCCGTACCTACACAAGCTGGCGCACCTGGATGAGGGGCTTTACAATGACTTCTACAGCTTGTGGATAGCCTTGGTGGTCATCAATGCTGTGATCTTCCTGGTAGGCATCCTCCTCAACAGCCTGGCCCTGTACGTCTTCTGTTTCCGGACCAAGCCCAAGACCACGTCCGTCATCTATACCATCAACCTGGTCATCACCGACCTCCTGGTGGGCCTCTCCCTGCCCACCCGCATCGCCATGTACTACAGCGGAGGGGAGTGCCTCACCTGCTCCTTCGTGCACATCTTCAGCTACTTTGTCAACATGTACTGCAGCATCCTCTTCCTCACCTGCATATGTGTGGACCGCTACCTGGCCATTGTGCAGGTCGAGGCCTCTCGCAAGTGGAGGAACCCCAACTGCGCCAAAGGCATCTGTATCTTCATCTGGCTCTTTGCCATCGTGGTCACTTACTCCATCCTGACCACGGCCATCAAATACGCCGCCTGCTGCCTCTCCAAACTCTTAGTCCTGACCGTCTTCGAGTTCTTCCTGCCCCTGGTCATCATTGTGATCTTCACCATCCGCATCATGTGCGCCCTGGCCAACCCCAACCTGATGCAGCAAAGCCGGGAACGTCGGATGCGGGCCGTCCAGCTCCTCATCACAGTGCTGGTCATCTTCACCATCTGCTTCACCCCCTTCCACGTCCGGCAGGTGCTGGTCTACGTCTACCCAGACATGCCCCACCACATCAGCCTCATTGTGTACCACGTCACCGTCACCCTCAGCAGCCTCAACAGCTGCATGGACCCCATCGTCTACTGCTTCGTCACCAACAACTTCCAGGCCACCATGAGGGGCATCTTCCGCAAGCCCGAGCTGGGACAGACCAGCGGCGACATCGTCAGTATGCAGAAGAGCTCCAAGGGCTCGGTGACAGTCACGCCCGTCACTCACAGTTTAATCACGGCAAACTTTTCCAGCCCCGCGTTGGGTAGCTCTGAAGTGTGA